DNA from Rhodobacteraceae bacterium M382:
TCATCATGCTGGGCGTGGCGATCTATTTTGCAACTGTCAGCCACGATCTGCTGGCCCGCCCGCGCAGGCGGGACTGTTGGGGGAGCTTGCGGCCTTATTTCATCATAGCCGTCCCGGCGATCATGACCCAATTGGCCACGCCGGTCGGAAACTACGTGATGACTGCTGTCATGGCGCAATTTGGCGACGACGCAATGGCCGGATGGGCGGTGGTCGGGCGGCTGACCGTGGTGGCCTTTGGCGGCATCTTTTCGCTGGCAGGGGCCATTGGTGGCATTTTCGGTCAAAACTTTGGCGCACGGAATTACGAGCGGGTGCGGTGCACCTATCGCGACGCGGTGATCTTTGGCCTGATCTATACGATTGTAACCTGGGCCATACTGGCCCTGAGCGGACCCATGATCGGGCGGGCGTTTGCGCTGGAGGGGCTGTCGATGCAGGTCCTGACGGCCTTTACCACGATGGGGGCAGGCGGGTTTGTGTTTGCCGGCCTGTTGTTCGTGTCGAATTCCGCCTTTAACGCATTGGGCAAACCACGCCGCGCCACGGCGACCAATTGGATACGGGACGGGCTGCTAACCTTGCCGATCGCAATTGGATTGGCGGCCTGGTTCGGCGCAACGGGTGTGATCTATGCCCAAGCGGTGTGCTCGATGCTTGTGGGGCTGGCTGCGTGCTTGTGGGGGTGGCATTATGTGACCTGTCTGAACCGGCAGGCCCTGCCGCCGCTTGACCTTGCCCCGCCGCGTCCTTACGCGAATGCTGACAGATTTCGGAGACGCTGATGCCTACCTTTACTGCTTTGACCACCCTGCCCGGAAAAGCCCCCGCTGAAAAGCTGGGCGAAGCCATGGAGCGCCTGATCCCGGAACCCACCGGAATCGGAGTGTTCGAGGTCGAAGATGGATCAGGTCTGTGGGAGGTCGGTGCCTATTTCACCGAAACCCCTGACGACACCGCGTTGGCGGTTCTGGCGGCTGCCTTTGGGGCCAAACCCTTTGTGGTGTCCGAATTGCCCGAAACCGATTGGGTCGCCCATGTAAAGCGCGAATTGGCTCCCGTGGAGGCCGGTCGGTTCTTTGTCTATGGCAGCCATGATGCTGACAAGGTGCCCGCCGACAAGATCCCGTTGCTGATCGAGGCGGCCATGGCATTTGGCACCGGGCACCACGGCACGACATTGGGCTGCCTCCTCGCGCTCGA
Protein-coding regions in this window:
- a CDS encoding MATE family efflux transporter, whose translation is MGHVVRMTLAGAMGITFVFLVDAANLFWIAKLDQPRLMAAIGFSFAIQFLSVSSGIGLMIAATALISRGIGAGKRGLARRQATSVVILAFVVQSLVGLVILVFRHQILALSGATGETAALAARYLAMTVPTLGVMAAGMIASAALRAEGDAMRSMSVTLASGGVAMIIDPIMIYGLGMGLDGAAIGVVVSRFIMLGVAIYFATVSHDLLARPRRRDCWGSLRPYFIIAVPAIMTQLATPVGNYVMTAVMAQFGDDAMAGWAVVGRLTVVAFGGIFSLAGAIGGIFGQNFGARNYERVRCTYRDAVIFGLIYTIVTWAILALSGPMIGRAFALEGLSMQVLTAFTTMGAGGFVFAGLLFVSNSAFNALGKPRRATATNWIRDGLLTLPIAIGLAAWFGATGVIYAQAVCSMLVGLAACLWGWHYVTCLNRQALPPLDLAPPRPYANADRFRRR